A genomic region of Natronoarchaeum mannanilyticum contains the following coding sequences:
- the gatA gene encoding Asp-tRNA(Asn)/Glu-tRNA(Gln) amidotransferase subunit GatA, whose translation MSENIFITEETAAGDDDGPLADKTVAVKDNISTEGIRTTCGSAMLDEYVPPYDATVVERLKDAGADVAGKANMDEFGMGTTTETSAFGPTDNPAAPGHVPGGSSGGSAAAVAAGEADLALGSDTGGSVRCPAAFCGVVGIKPTYGLVSRYGLVAYANSLEQIGPLAPTVEEAAELLDAISGPDPNDATTREEGADTDYAAAADGDVDGLEIGVPTELLDGADDGVVEQFWSAIDELEAQGASYHEVSLPSVEHAVEAYYVIAMSEASSNLARFDGVRYGHSGGFEGNWNEAFSKARREGFGDEVKRRILLGTYALSAGYHDKYYKKAQDARAWVKQDFDEALADADVLASPTMPIPPFELGESLDDPLKMYLADANTTPVNLADLPAISVPAGETDGLPVGLQLIGPAFGEETIVRAASALDQG comes from the coding sequence ATGTCCGAGAACATCTTCATCACGGAGGAGACCGCGGCGGGCGACGACGACGGACCGCTCGCCGACAAGACCGTCGCCGTCAAGGACAACATCTCGACCGAGGGGATCCGGACGACCTGCGGATCCGCGATGCTCGACGAGTACGTCCCGCCGTACGACGCGACGGTCGTCGAGCGCCTCAAGGACGCCGGCGCCGACGTCGCGGGGAAGGCCAACATGGACGAGTTCGGCATGGGGACGACGACCGAAACCTCGGCGTTCGGCCCGACCGACAACCCCGCCGCGCCGGGTCACGTCCCCGGCGGCTCCTCGGGCGGGTCCGCCGCCGCCGTCGCGGCGGGCGAAGCCGACCTCGCGCTCGGTTCGGACACCGGCGGGTCGGTGCGCTGTCCCGCGGCGTTCTGCGGCGTCGTCGGCATCAAGCCGACCTACGGGCTCGTCTCGCGGTACGGGCTGGTGGCGTACGCCAACAGCTTGGAGCAGATCGGCCCGCTCGCGCCGACCGTCGAGGAAGCCGCCGAACTGCTCGACGCGATCAGCGGTCCCGACCCGAACGACGCGACGACGCGCGAGGAGGGCGCCGACACCGACTACGCCGCAGCGGCCGACGGCGACGTCGACGGGCTGGAGATCGGCGTCCCCACCGAGCTACTCGACGGCGCGGACGACGGCGTCGTCGAGCAGTTCTGGAGCGCGATCGACGAGCTCGAAGCGCAGGGCGCGAGCTACCACGAGGTGAGCCTGCCCTCCGTCGAGCACGCCGTCGAGGCGTACTACGTGATCGCGATGTCCGAAGCGTCCTCGAACCTCGCGCGGTTCGACGGCGTCCGCTACGGCCACTCCGGCGGGTTCGAGGGCAACTGGAACGAGGCGTTCTCGAAAGCCCGCCGCGAGGGCTTTGGCGACGAGGTCAAGCGCCGGATCCTGCTGGGCACGTACGCTCTGTCGGCCGGCTACCACGACAAGTACTACAAGAAGGCCCAAGACGCCCGCGCGTGGGTCAAGCAGGACTTCGACGAGGCGCTCGCCGACGCCGACGTGCTGGCGAGCCCGACGATGCCGATCCCGCCGTTCGAGCTGGGGGAGAGCCTCGACGATCCGCTGAAGATGTATCTCGCGGACGCCAACACCACGCCCGTCAATCTGGCCGACTTACCCGCGATCTCGGTGCCGGCCGGCGAGACAGATGGGCTGCCGGTCGGGCTGCAGTTGATCGGCCCCGCGTTCGGCGAAGAGACGATCGTTCG
- the gatC gene encoding Asp-tRNA(Asn)/Glu-tRNA(Gln) amidotransferase subunit GatC, with translation MSDTPAGPEDVRHVAELARVDLDDDTVDEFAAQFADILDYFETLDEVPEVDREADLVNVMRPDEEHEGLTQEEALQNAEETEDGYFKGPNVS, from the coding sequence ATGAGCGACACGCCCGCCGGTCCCGAGGATGTCCGCCACGTCGCAGAGCTGGCGCGGGTCGACCTCGACGACGACACCGTCGACGAGTTCGCCGCGCAGTTCGCGGACATCCTCGACTACTTCGAGACGTTGGACGAGGTGCCCGAAGTCGACCGCGAGGCCGACCTGGTCAACGTGATGCGCCCCGACGAGGAACACGAGGGGCTCACCCAAGAGGAGGCCCTGCAGAACGCCGAGGAAACCGAGGACGGCTACTTCAAGGGCCCGAACGTCTCCTAA